A window of the Chthonomonas sp. genome harbors these coding sequences:
- a CDS encoding glycosyltransferase — MISIIMPSYGHARFVGAAVRSVLAQTFTDWELVIVDDCSPDQSLSVLREFDDPRIRLSVNERNLGAYATEQRALEMTRHDLVAVLNSDDLWSPEKLAVQAAALQEHPAASFCFVRGWVVDGDGKVDEADDVHGDWPVGLADYRPWLVVENRILASGVVFRRAGLRFATNAHYSGDWMALLEASNRGPGIGVADRLTQWRIHGSNSFTRSPKQVAEEIAVREAIRARDWPADCRAGLGRNALNLFTLYLQTGQRARALALATQVVRTYPEKAVALRRVLLGFMPQSVLQKRLPWTDSLANLPAAGPFTIN; from the coding sequence GTGATCTCCATCATCATGCCCAGCTATGGCCACGCCCGATTTGTCGGCGCGGCGGTGCGCTCGGTGCTGGCGCAAACCTTCACGGATTGGGAGCTCGTGATTGTGGACGATTGCAGCCCCGACCAGAGCCTGAGCGTGCTTCGCGAGTTCGACGATCCCCGGATTCGGCTGAGCGTGAACGAGCGTAACCTGGGCGCTTACGCCACCGAGCAGCGCGCCCTCGAAATGACTCGCCATGACCTGGTGGCCGTGCTCAACAGCGACGACCTTTGGTCGCCCGAGAAGCTAGCGGTTCAAGCCGCGGCTCTGCAAGAACATCCGGCGGCCAGCTTCTGCTTTGTGCGCGGCTGGGTGGTAGACGGCGACGGCAAGGTGGATGAAGCGGACGACGTGCATGGCGACTGGCCGGTTGGGCTCGCCGATTACCGCCCGTGGTTGGTGGTTGAAAACCGGATTCTCGCCAGCGGCGTGGTGTTCCGTCGCGCCGGATTGCGGTTCGCCACGAACGCGCACTATAGCGGCGATTGGATGGCGCTGCTCGAGGCCAGCAATCGCGGTCCGGGCATCGGCGTGGCCGATCGGCTGACTCAGTGGCGGATCCACGGCAGCAACAGCTTTACGCGCTCGCCGAAGCAGGTCGCCGAGGAGATCGCCGTGCGCGAGGCGATCCGCGCTCGCGATTGGCCCGCGGACTGCCGCGCCGGGCTTGGCCGCAACGCGCTGAACCTGTTCACCCTCTACTTGCAGACCGGCCAACGGGCCCGCGCGCTGGCTCTCGCCACTCAAGTCGTACGCACATATCCGGAAAAAGCGGTCGCTCTCCGCCGCGTGCTTCTGGGCTTCATGCCCCAGTCGGTGCTGCAAAAGCGCTTGCCTTGGACCGACTCGCTGGCGAACCTCCCCGCTGCCGGGCCATTTACGATCAACTAG
- a CDS encoding zinc-dependent metalloprotease, producing MRRTLLHALALLPLSVAYAQTTPAEKPAEKKEDDAYSKAVKDYKADDGMFKVWRKDETLLFEIPKDKMGRAYLWVGELKGTAGGGYSGSAAFEQLVSWEVRGDKVLLRSKVVNIKSRPGTPLELGTKISNLDPIIATFDIKATSPSGAVVIDASRLFKQSPPEFSFAGATGGGGMDGSRSFLDRALSFPENINVEVLATFAGGGGGGGSNPFSRAVARPSSTYVLHHSIVLLPEKPMMGRIADSRVGYFTNSFTDYDAPNTQGVRQYEYITRYRLEKKDPKAAMSEPVKPIVYYLAPEIPTEWREACRQGVQDWNVAFEAAGFKNAVICKDAPNDPEWTPEDARYSVIRWAALPIANAMGPSVTDPRSGEILNAHIIMWHDILKLQQEWYFAQASASDPRARRLPFPNDLMHELVRFVVAHEVGHTFGLPHNGKSSAMIPTEWLRDAKWTADNGTCTSIMDYARFNYVAQPEDKATMIPRIGKYDKFSIKWGYMPIDSARTPWDERPALDNLAAAQVTDPTLRFYDNFSSSDPTAQSEALGSDAVIASTYGVANLKRMVSYVLPMTTRLGEDNSETARIHGALVEQMGNYVGHVMAVVGGQEVIDWRSGRGGETFNPVSPEYQRRAAKWLMSNLLTAPTWLTPKSIMGKISNDGGYSLQNSFQARAISGLLQDGRLNRMVINEMRTGPGAYRVADLMSDLSAEVWRELATPAAASTPFRRQVQRTFVNTLVLKLGGPPSEIRSNTRVQLEASRDALNAVLPRVTDKAMAAHYRDLVKQITFGLNNPDKVAPAVTTAPAAFPGRVRLRCGCDLEQASE from the coding sequence ATGCGACGCACTCTGCTTCATGCCCTCGCTTTGTTGCCCCTCTCGGTCGCCTATGCGCAAACCACGCCCGCCGAAAAGCCCGCCGAGAAAAAGGAAGACGATGCCTACTCCAAAGCCGTTAAGGACTATAAAGCCGACGACGGAATGTTTAAGGTTTGGCGCAAAGATGAGACTTTGCTGTTCGAAATCCCGAAGGACAAGATGGGCCGTGCCTACCTGTGGGTGGGCGAACTCAAGGGCACCGCGGGCGGCGGTTACAGCGGCTCAGCGGCGTTCGAGCAACTCGTCTCGTGGGAAGTCCGCGGCGACAAGGTGCTGCTCCGCTCCAAGGTCGTCAACATCAAGTCGCGACCGGGCACGCCGCTCGAACTCGGCACGAAAATTTCCAACCTCGATCCGATCATCGCGACCTTCGATATCAAGGCGACCAGCCCGAGCGGCGCGGTCGTCATCGATGCCTCACGACTCTTTAAGCAGAGTCCGCCGGAGTTTAGCTTCGCCGGTGCCACCGGTGGCGGCGGGATGGATGGCAGCCGCTCGTTCCTGGATCGCGCGCTCAGCTTCCCGGAGAACATCAACGTAGAAGTTCTTGCGACCTTCGCCGGTGGCGGCGGCGGTGGCGGGTCCAACCCGTTTTCGCGCGCCGTGGCGCGCCCCAGCAGCACCTACGTGCTGCACCACAGCATCGTGCTGCTGCCCGAAAAGCCAATGATGGGCCGCATTGCCGATAGCCGAGTTGGTTACTTCACCAACAGCTTTACGGACTACGATGCGCCCAACACGCAAGGCGTCCGCCAGTACGAATACATCACGCGCTACCGCCTGGAAAAGAAGGACCCCAAGGCCGCGATGAGCGAGCCGGTCAAGCCGATTGTTTACTATCTCGCGCCGGAAATTCCGACCGAGTGGCGAGAAGCCTGCCGGCAAGGCGTCCAGGATTGGAACGTCGCCTTTGAGGCCGCTGGCTTCAAGAACGCGGTCATCTGCAAAGACGCGCCCAACGACCCCGAGTGGACGCCGGAAGACGCCCGCTACAGCGTGATTCGCTGGGCGGCGCTGCCGATTGCCAACGCCATGGGCCCGAGCGTCACCGACCCGCGCAGCGGCGAGATTCTCAACGCCCACATCATCATGTGGCACGATATTCTCAAGCTGCAGCAGGAGTGGTACTTCGCGCAAGCCTCGGCCAGCGACCCCCGCGCCCGCCGATTGCCGTTCCCGAACGACCTGATGCACGAGCTAGTGCGATTCGTCGTCGCGCACGAAGTTGGCCACACGTTTGGCTTGCCGCACAACGGTAAGAGCAGCGCGATGATCCCGACCGAGTGGCTCCGCGACGCGAAGTGGACCGCCGACAACGGCACCTGCACCTCGATCATGGACTACGCCCGATTCAACTATGTGGCGCAACCCGAGGACAAGGCGACCATGATTCCGCGGATCGGCAAGTACGACAAGTTCTCGATCAAGTGGGGCTACATGCCGATTGACAGCGCGCGCACGCCGTGGGACGAGCGCCCCGCCTTGGACAACCTGGCCGCCGCGCAAGTGACCGACCCGACCCTGCGGTTCTACGACAACTTCAGCAGTTCGGACCCGACCGCGCAATCGGAGGCGCTGGGATCGGACGCGGTGATCGCCTCGACTTATGGCGTGGCCAACCTCAAGCGCATGGTCTCGTACGTGCTCCCGATGACGACTCGCCTCGGCGAGGACAACTCGGAGACCGCCCGCATCCACGGCGCGCTCGTCGAGCAAATGGGCAACTATGTCGGCCACGTGATGGCCGTTGTGGGCGGCCAAGAAGTGATTGACTGGCGCTCGGGTCGCGGTGGCGAAACCTTCAACCCGGTGAGCCCCGAATACCAACGCCGCGCCGCCAAGTGGCTCATGAGCAACTTGCTGACCGCGCCGACCTGGCTGACGCCGAAGAGCATCATGGGCAAAATCAGCAACGATGGCGGCTACAGCCTGCAAAACTCGTTCCAAGCGCGCGCCATCTCCGGCTTGCTGCAAGATGGTCGCCTCAATCGCATGGTGATCAACGAGATGCGAACCGGGCCGGGCGCGTATCGCGTGGCCGACCTGATGAGCGACCTCTCCGCCGAAGTCTGGCGCGAACTCGCCACGCCGGCGGCGGCCTCGACGCCATTCCGTCGTCAGGTGCAGCGCACCTTTGTCAATACGCTGGTGCTTAAGCTCGGCGGCCCGCCCTCGGAAATCCGTTCCAACACCCGCGTGCAGCTTGAAGCCTCGCGCGATGCGCTCAATGCGGTGCTGCCGCGCGTGACCGACAAGGCGATGGCGGCTCACTACCGCGATCTGGTGAAGCAGATTACGTTTGGTCTGAACAACCCGGACAAGGTGGCTCCGGCGGTCACAACCGCACCCGCCGCGTTCCCGGGACGCGTTCGACTGCGCTGTGGTTGCGATCTAGAGCAAGCGTCGGAATAA
- a CDS encoding glycosyltransferase, translated as MPKVSVLLTCYNHLAYLPVAVESIRAQTMIDFEVICLDDGSTDGTRDWLRANCPDWHLEFNAQNLGTYGSLNRGLALANGEFIAILNDDDEWMPTKLEQQLNLLAAEPRVGLVHTNGDFIGALGETLPGTPLGFDFPRSQTDKGIIPLIYANKIIASAVLVRRECFEQCGEFNPAYFGSGDWDMWLRIAEHWDIGFCNDKLTNYRWHENNASKKLDRIWRDDQMLRERILDQTGLYESMGLDEATLNLALAHNWACLGTVRTLNGDPSGGRRAYKESLRRQPSRWRSRVRWLATYLPKGLFRRLL; from the coding sequence GTGCCAAAAGTTAGCGTTTTGCTCACGTGCTACAACCACTTGGCGTACCTGCCGGTGGCGGTGGAGAGCATTCGCGCGCAGACCATGATCGACTTTGAGGTCATCTGCCTGGACGATGGCTCGACCGACGGCACCCGCGACTGGCTCCGCGCCAACTGTCCCGACTGGCACCTCGAGTTCAACGCCCAAAATCTCGGCACGTACGGATCGCTCAACCGAGGTTTGGCGCTGGCCAACGGCGAGTTCATTGCGATTCTTAACGACGACGACGAGTGGATGCCGACCAAGCTTGAGCAGCAGCTGAACCTGCTGGCGGCCGAGCCGCGCGTGGGACTCGTGCATACCAACGGCGACTTCATCGGGGCGCTCGGCGAGACCTTGCCCGGCACGCCGCTGGGATTCGACTTCCCGCGCTCGCAAACCGACAAGGGAATCATCCCGCTGATCTACGCCAACAAGATCATCGCCTCGGCGGTGCTGGTCCGGCGCGAATGCTTTGAGCAGTGCGGCGAATTCAATCCGGCCTACTTTGGCAGCGGCGACTGGGACATGTGGTTGCGCATCGCCGAGCATTGGGACATCGGCTTTTGCAATGACAAGCTGACCAACTATCGCTGGCACGAAAACAACGCCAGCAAGAAGCTTGACCGCATTTGGCGCGACGACCAGATGCTCCGCGAGCGCATTCTCGACCAGACCGGGCTCTACGAGAGCATGGGCCTGGACGAGGCTACGCTCAACCTAGCGCTCGCCCACAACTGGGCCTGCCTGGGCACCGTGCGCACCCTCAACGGCGATCCGTCGGGCGGCCGCCGAGCTTACAAAGAATCGCTCCGCCGGCAACCAAGTCGCTGGCGGAGCCGAGTTCGGTGGCTAGCCACCTATCTGCCCAAGGGCTTATTCCGACGCTTGCTCTAG
- a CDS encoding MBL fold metallo-hydrolase has translation MSHTDLSRRAVLGLGLAAPLMPRFALAAEPQANTSVPAVAVTRTTQFGEYTITTVQDAAMRMSVEQSPFAAKTKPEELRKILAANKLRTDQVGLDVNVLIMQKGKDVLLIDGGTGQKLMPALAQLGIKPEMVGAIALTHAHGDHYNGLLKDGKSAFPNATIFVPEAEYAFWTAAQPEMPKSMMDVNDRRGVIAGAQSCFNILKPQIRTIAGDKEWGTGIAFMPMPGHTPGHAGVRISSGKETMIHWADLCHHAAIIVQNPNIQVKFDTDPVASADMRRKMFDQFAKEGYRIMGSHMPFPGFGRILKSGKSFRWEIEPWVQ, from the coding sequence ATGAGCCACACCGATCTGTCTCGTCGCGCCGTACTAGGGTTGGGCCTTGCCGCCCCCCTGATGCCTCGTTTCGCGCTTGCCGCTGAGCCGCAAGCCAATACTTCGGTGCCCGCCGTGGCGGTCACTCGCACCACCCAGTTTGGCGAGTACACCATCACCACCGTGCAAGACGCCGCCATGCGCATGAGCGTCGAGCAGTCGCCGTTCGCGGCCAAGACCAAGCCCGAAGAACTGCGCAAGATTTTGGCCGCCAACAAACTGCGCACCGACCAAGTGGGGCTCGACGTGAACGTGCTGATCATGCAGAAGGGGAAAGACGTTCTGCTCATTGATGGCGGTACGGGCCAAAAGCTCATGCCTGCGCTGGCCCAGCTGGGCATTAAGCCCGAAATGGTGGGCGCAATCGCCCTGACGCACGCCCATGGCGACCACTACAACGGCTTGCTCAAGGATGGCAAGTCGGCGTTCCCGAACGCCACAATCTTCGTGCCCGAAGCCGAATACGCCTTTTGGACCGCCGCGCAGCCGGAGATGCCCAAGAGCATGATGGACGTGAACGACCGCCGAGGCGTGATCGCCGGGGCCCAAAGCTGCTTCAACATCCTGAAGCCGCAAATCCGCACGATTGCGGGCGACAAGGAATGGGGCACAGGCATTGCGTTCATGCCGATGCCCGGCCACACTCCGGGCCACGCCGGGGTGCGGATCAGCTCGGGTAAGGAGACCATGATTCACTGGGCCGACCTTTGCCATCACGCCGCGATCATCGTGCAAAACCCGAACATTCAGGTGAAGTTCGACACCGATCCCGTGGCGTCGGCCGACATGCGCCGCAAGATGTTCGACCAGTTCGCGAAGGAAGGCTATCGCATCATGGGCTCGCACATGCCGTTCCCCGGATTTGGGCGCATCCTCAAGTCCGGCAAGAGTTTCCGTTGGGAAATTGAACCCTGGGTTCAGTAA
- a CDS encoding type II secretion system F family protein, translating into MPVYGYTFKDASGSIQKGTAEAESEELLRKRFEEQGFTITEVTVIKAGKTRGPKSGKVKLSNLAVFCRQFSTMVDAGVSLVRCLDVLSRQSQDPKLKRILIDLGQRVEGGESLSRAMQRHPRAFNNLFIGLIRAGEVGGVLEESLQRLSAFLEGDVALRRKVKSALTYPVLVLIAATGIVIFLVSWVVPQFAQLFLDIGLKADDFPAMTKFLIDLSEVFKKNWLILIISVSAFVFAWKLFVGTRFGRRVADKGKLRVPVFGKLHHKICMARFSRTMGTLLTSGVPILQAMETVAGTIGNSIMSDAVLEARARIREGDRIGDPLEASRLFPPMVVHMIAVGEESGSLDFMLQKIADFYESEVEATLASLTAALEPIMIVVLGFIVGFIVIAMFLPLIKVIEGLSQGNDT; encoded by the coding sequence ATGCCAGTTTACGGTTACACGTTTAAGGATGCCAGCGGCTCGATCCAAAAGGGGACGGCCGAGGCCGAAAGCGAAGAGCTACTAAGAAAGCGCTTCGAGGAACAAGGCTTTACCATCACGGAAGTCACGGTCATCAAGGCCGGCAAGACTCGTGGCCCCAAGTCGGGCAAGGTCAAGCTGTCCAACCTCGCGGTCTTCTGTCGTCAGTTCTCCACGATGGTTGACGCGGGCGTCTCGCTCGTCCGCTGTCTGGACGTTTTGAGTCGGCAATCGCAAGACCCCAAGCTCAAGCGCATCCTCATTGACCTCGGGCAACGGGTCGAAGGTGGGGAAAGCCTTTCCCGCGCCATGCAACGCCACCCGCGCGCGTTCAACAACCTGTTCATCGGTTTGATCCGCGCCGGTGAAGTCGGCGGGGTTTTGGAGGAATCCCTGCAACGACTCTCCGCGTTCTTGGAAGGCGACGTCGCCCTGCGCCGCAAGGTCAAATCGGCGCTCACTTATCCGGTCCTCGTTTTGATCGCCGCCACCGGCATCGTCATCTTCTTGGTCAGCTGGGTTGTGCCGCAGTTCGCTCAGCTCTTCTTGGATATCGGCCTCAAGGCCGACGACTTCCCGGCGATGACGAAATTCCTCATCGACCTTTCGGAAGTGTTCAAGAAAAACTGGCTGATCCTGATCATTTCTGTTTCGGCGTTTGTCTTCGCCTGGAAGCTCTTTGTGGGCACCCGGTTCGGGAGACGCGTCGCGGATAAGGGCAAGCTCAGAGTGCCCGTGTTCGGCAAGCTGCACCACAAGATTTGTATGGCGCGCTTTAGCCGCACCATGGGCACGCTGCTCACTTCGGGGGTTCCGATTCTGCAGGCCATGGAAACCGTGGCCGGGACGATCGGCAACTCGATTATGTCGGACGCCGTGCTGGAAGCCCGCGCCCGGATTCGGGAAGGGGACCGCATCGGCGACCCGCTCGAAGCCTCGCGCTTGTTCCCGCCGATGGTCGTGCACATGATCGCGGTCGGCGAAGAGTCGGGCTCGCTCGACTTCATGCTGCAAAAGATCGCCGACTTCTACGAAAGCGAAGTGGAAGCCACGCTGGCCTCGCTCACCGCGGCGCTTGAACCGATCATGATCGTTGTCCTTGGCTTTATCGTCGGCTTCATCGTTATCGCGATGTTCTTGCCGCTGATTAAGGTTATCGAAGGTCTCTCGCAGGGTAACGACACCTAA
- a CDS encoding type IV pilus twitching motility protein PilT, which translates to MTAPPQIGQPQAPGNDVISDGRPPIVDRTGPPKSLEDLHIDELLNIVVDRNNSDLHICAGSEPIIREDGTLKRLNYEVFSAVQTQRMMYEIISDENIQRFETTCELDFSYSLPRGRARFRVNLYRDRGAVAAAFRLIQSKIPTVRDLHLPPILETITDKPRGLVLVTGPTGSGKSTSLAAMINYININRPVHIITIEDPIEYLHQHKMGLVNQRELGADTKSFNNALRACLREDPDVLLVGEMRDVETIALAITAAETGHLVFATLHTNNAAESIDRIVDVFPPSQQEQIRVQLANNIVAIVAQQLCPRATGPGRIPANEVMIASPAIKNLIREGKTHQIPSSIQTSASLGMFTMDQCLRDLYLKGIITLDEALSRAVQIDELKKMINTGQGGPGAPTGGPPPRR; encoded by the coding sequence ATGACCGCGCCGCCTCAAATTGGCCAACCCCAGGCACCGGGCAACGACGTCATCAGCGACGGTCGTCCGCCGATTGTTGATCGGACCGGCCCGCCGAAGTCGCTGGAAGACCTCCACATAGACGAGCTCCTCAACATCGTTGTTGATCGCAATAACTCGGACCTTCACATCTGCGCCGGTTCGGAGCCGATCATCCGCGAAGACGGGACGCTTAAGCGTCTGAACTACGAAGTGTTCAGCGCGGTGCAAACCCAGCGCATGATGTACGAGATCATTTCGGACGAAAACATTCAGCGCTTCGAAACGACCTGCGAACTTGACTTTTCGTATTCGCTGCCTCGGGGACGCGCCCGCTTCCGTGTGAACCTTTACCGCGATCGTGGGGCCGTGGCCGCCGCTTTCCGCTTGATTCAGAGCAAGATTCCGACGGTTCGCGATCTGCACCTCCCGCCGATCCTGGAGACCATTACCGATAAGCCGCGCGGCCTCGTGCTCGTCACCGGCCCGACCGGTTCCGGTAAGTCCACTTCGCTGGCGGCGATGATCAACTACATCAACATCAATCGCCCGGTCCACATCATTACGATTGAGGACCCGATTGAATATCTGCACCAGCACAAGATGGGCCTGGTGAATCAGCGCGAACTTGGCGCTGACACCAAGAGCTTTAACAACGCTCTGCGCGCCTGTCTCCGGGAAGACCCGGACGTGCTACTCGTCGGTGAAATGCGGGACGTCGAAACGATCGCCCTGGCCATCACCGCCGCGGAAACCGGCCACTTGGTCTTTGCTACGCTCCACACCAACAACGCCGCCGAGTCCATTGACCGGATCGTTGACGTGTTCCCGCCCAGCCAACAGGAGCAAATCCGTGTTCAGCTGGCGAACAATATCGTGGCCATCGTCGCCCAACAACTATGTCCGCGGGCCACGGGTCCGGGACGTATTCCGGCCAACGAAGTCATGATTGCCAGCCCCGCCATCAAGAACCTGATTCGCGAAGGGAAGACCCACCAAATTCCTTCAAGTATCCAAACCAGCGCCTCGCTGGGCATGTTCACGATGGACCAATGTTTGCGTGACCTTTACCTCAAGGGCATCATCACCCTGGACGAAGCGCTTAGCCGTGCCGTGCAGATTGATGAGCTTAAGAAGATGATCAACACCGGCCAAGGCGGCCCAGGTGCTCCAACTGGCGGACCTCCGCCCCGAAGATAA